A single region of the Amphiura filiformis chromosome 7, Afil_fr2py, whole genome shotgun sequence genome encodes:
- the LOC140156526 gene encoding uncharacterized protein, producing MGSPVSPIIANFFMEFLEQQAIATAPIDCKPRYWRRYVDDVLEIIKAGQVQNLTDHLNTIDKTDSIKFTYEEEKEGKIPFLDTLIVRKPDGSVKLLVYRKPTHTDQYLSFKSEHPLHQKMGVVRTLFDRMYSVVTDETDRANEEKHVRGALKNCGYPKWAVDQVKSKCNLKQNQL from the coding sequence ATGGGCAGCCCAGTCAGCCCCATCATAGCAAATTTCTTTATGGAATTTCTGGAGCAGCAAGCAATCGCGACTGCCCCGATTGATTGTAAGCCACGGTATTGGCGTCGCTATGTGGATGATGTACTAGAAATAATCAAAGCAGGCCAAGTTCAAAACTTAACCGATCACCTCAACACAATCGACAAAACAGACAGTATAAAATTCACCTATGAAgaagagaaagaaggaaaaattccATTTCTCGACACGCTAATTGTCCGGAAACCTGATGGTTCGGTAAAGCTCCTGGTATACAGGAAACCTacccacactgaccaatatctcaGTTTCAAGTCAGAACACCCTCTCCATCAGAAAATGGGTGTAGTCCGTACCTTGTTTGATCGCATGTACAGCGTGGTCACGGACGAAACGGACAGAGCAAATGAAGAGAAACATGTGCGAGGAGCCCTAAAAAACTGTGGCTATCCAAAATGGGCAGTAGACCAAGTGAAATCAAAATGCAACTTAAAACAAAACCAGCTGTGA